A window of the Pogona vitticeps strain Pit_001003342236 chromosome 4, PviZW2.1, whole genome shotgun sequence genome harbors these coding sequences:
- the DIRAS3 gene encoding GTP-binding protein Di-Ras3 isoform X1, producing MPEQSNDYRVVVFGAAGVGKSSLVLRFVRGTFRETYIPTVEDTYRQVISCDKNICTLQITDTTGSHQFPAMQRLSISKGHAFMLVYSVTSRQSIEELQPIYEQICQIKGDIQKVPIMLVGNKSDDAQREVDASEGEVLASKWKCSFMETSAKMNYNVQELFQELLNLEKRRSVSLQVDGKKSKQRQKKDKLKDKCSIM from the coding sequence ATGCCAGAACAGAGTAATGATTATAGAGTGGTGGTGTTTGGAGCGGCTGGTGTTGGTAAGAGCTCTCTGGTTCTTCGTTTTGTAAGGGGAACTTTCAGGGAAACGTACATCCCAACAGTGGAAGACACTTACCGCCAGGTGATCAGCTGTGACAAGAATATCTGTACCCTCCAGATCACAGACACCACCGGAAGTCACCAGTTTCCTGCCATGCAGAGACTGTCCATTTCCAAAGGCCATGCCTTCATGCTGGTGTACTCTGTCACCAGCCGACAGTCAATAGAAGAGCTTCAGCCAATCTATGAGCAGATCTGCCAGATCAAAGGGGACATCCAAAAGGTCCCAATCATGCTGGTAGGAAACAAGAGCGATGATGCCCAGAGAGAGGTGGATGCCAGTGAAGGAGAGGTCCTTGCCAGCAAGTGGAAATGTTCCTTCATGGAGACATCAGCTAAAATGAACTATAATGTGCAGGAGCTTTTTCAAGAACTCTTGAATCTGGAGAAGCGGAGAAGTGTAAGCCTTCAGGTGGATGGTAAGAAATCTAAGCAGCGGCAGAAGAAGGATAAACTGAAAGACAAGTGCTCCATCATGTGA
- the DIRAS3 gene encoding GTP-binding protein Di-Ras3 isoform X2 — protein sequence MIIEWWCLERLVLITDTTGSHQFPAMQRLSISKGHAFMLVYSVTSRQSIEELQPIYEQICQIKGDIQKVPIMLVGNKSDDAQREVDASEGEVLASKWKCSFMETSAKMNYNVQELFQELLNLEKRRSVSLQVDGKKSKQRQKKDKLKDKCSIM from the exons ATGATTATAGAGTGGTGGTGTTTGGAGCGGCTGGTGTTG ATCACAGACACCACCGGAAGTCACCAGTTTCCTGCCATGCAGAGACTGTCCATTTCCAAAGGCCATGCCTTCATGCTGGTGTACTCTGTCACCAGCCGACAGTCAATAGAAGAGCTTCAGCCAATCTATGAGCAGATCTGCCAGATCAAAGGGGACATCCAAAAGGTCCCAATCATGCTGGTAGGAAACAAGAGCGATGATGCCCAGAGAGAGGTGGATGCCAGTGAAGGAGAGGTCCTTGCCAGCAAGTGGAAATGTTCCTTCATGGAGACATCAGCTAAAATGAACTATAATGTGCAGGAGCTTTTTCAAGAACTCTTGAATCTGGAGAAGCGGAGAAGTGTAAGCCTTCAGGTGGATGGTAAGAAATCTAAGCAGCGGCAGAAGAAGGATAAACTGAAAGACAAGTGCTCCATCATGTGA